Within Metabacillus sp. KUDC1714, the genomic segment GCTGGGATCGCTTTGTTTATTGGCGAGGTTGTTACCTTTCTGATTTGTGCTTATGTTTATTTCATCCGTCTTCATTCTAAGTTTGAAACGCGCACAATTGTAGCCTTTAATCGTGCTGAATCAAAACTCATTTTTGGAGAAAGTTCTAAACTAGGGATTCAAGAGTTTTCAATGAGTATGGCGATGTTTGTTTTTACTGCGTTTGTGACGAGATTAGGTACAAATGCTTTGGCTGCAAATGAAGTAGCCTTAAGCGTCATGAGTCTTGGTTTTATGCCGGCGTTTGCCTTTGGATCAACTGCAACCATACTAGTTGGTCAGGAAATTGGTAAAGGTAGTGCATTAGAAGGAAGAAAGGCAGGTACAAATACAGCTATATTAGGATCAATATTCCTATTTATTCTCGGGATTATCCAATTTTTTCTCGCTGAGCCTATTGCTAAAATTTATACGGATGATATCATGGTTTACCAGCTTGCCTCAAGATTAATCATGATTTCAGCGTTTTTACAGCTTTTCGATGGACTATTAAACTTCTATGCTGGTGGACTTAGAGGAATTGGAGATACTTCGTTCCTTTTAAAAACATCGCTCATTTTAGGTTGGTTATTGTTTATTCCTTTAAGCTACGTTTTGACGTTTGTTCTTGAGCTATCAAGTGTTGGTGCTTGGATTTCTTTATACACGTATTTAGCTGTTTTTGGTGTTAGTGTTATGGTTCGGTTTTATCGCACTGATTGGAGTCTAATAAAGTTAAAAACAGTCCCAACAGAAATCAAAGAAAACATTGGTTAAAATCATTTGTGTCAGCAAATGTTTCGATTTAACAAACAAGCCAAGTCACTTAGAAACTTGGCTTGTTTTAGTTAATGGCTGTATTTTTTAATTGCATATTTCTACTTCAAGGACTTAACCTGAATTCGTACTCTTTTCGCTATTTAGTAAAATTCTTAAGAAATAGTTATCGTTTATTAAAGCAACAACTTTTTAGTGGAGCCAGGTAATTGAATGAAGATCTAATTTATTCATTTTTATCTTTTTTTTCCTTTTCCTTCTTATCTTTTTCTCTTTCCTTTTCTCTCTTTTTATTCTCCTTTTCCCTTTCCTTTTCAATCTTCTTATTTTCTTTTTCTCTCTCTTTCTGTGCTTTCATTTTCTCTTTTTTAGTATCTTCTTTTTCATGTTGATTGTTATTATCTTTTTCGTCTTGTTTCTTCCTTTTTTTGTTTTGCTTGTATTTATTTCCAAGTAATGCTAAATCAAATTCTTTTTTTGACATTTCATTCTCAGCTTTAGCTAGAATCTCTTTAAAAATTACTGTCGCCGTTCCACTACTGGACGATGAGAGATAATGATTTTGATCAGTTTTGTCATACCCTAACCATATTGCTCCTACAACTTGAGGGGTGTATCCTACAAACCAATGATCTTTTGCACCATTTTCTGACGGAAAGGGAAGTTGGGTAGTGCCCGTTTTTCCAGCAATTTCTCTACCAGTAATCTGTGCTTTTGATCCGGTTCCTTCGTTTACCACACCTTTGAGCATAAATGTCATTTTTTGTGCGATTAAAGGTTCTGTTACTTTTTGTTCCTTTCTTTCCCACTCTCCAAGTATTTCGCCATCGGCGTTTTCAATTCGTTGGATCGAATGAGCCTCTACCATTACTCCATTATTTGGGAAAGTAGTAAATGCTTGTGCCATTTTTAAGGGAGAGGTTCCTTCATTCATCCCACCTAAAGCCAAACCAGGTATATGATCCTTTTGTTCTAAAGGTATGCCAAAACGTTCTACTGCATTGGCTCCAACTTCTATACCAATTTTTTGCAGCAACCAAACTGCAGGAAGATTATAGGAGTGAATAACAGCGTCATACATAGACACATCGCCACGGAATTGTTTATCATAATTTTGAGGCTGATACCCCTCAATATTAATTGGTTTATCTTCTAACCTATCATACATATCATAACCTTGTTCCAAAGCAGGAGTATAAACTGACAAAGGCTTCATGATCGATCCCGGCTGTCTTTTTAATTGTGTCGCACGGTTGAATTGACGGAAGGTATGCTCACCTCGTCCACCTACAAGTGCATTGATTTCTCCAGTAGAAGGGTTGATAAATATCGCTCCACTCTGAATCAACTGACCTTCTTTGCTCTCTGGAAATACTTGATCATCTTTATAAACTTCATCAACTGCATTCTGTATGGAAGGATTGAGTCCGGTATAGATATGAAGCCCACCAGAAAGTACTTCATTTGGTGTTAGATGATATTTATTTATTGCCTCATCAATAATATGATCTACATAATGAGGATACTTTCCTTTGTATTCTTTTACTTCATTCGTTGCTAACTTGACCTCTTGATTTATTGCTTCTTCAAAATCACTTTGGCTAATATACCCTTCACTTTTCATCAGTGACAACACAAGATTTCTTCGTTCAATTGCTTTTTCATAATTATTAATAGGGTTCAGATTAGATGGTGCTTTGACCAAACCTGCAAGTAATGCTGATTCACTTAAAGTTAGTTGATTTACATCTTTCGCAAAATATGTTTGGGATGCCCGCTGAATTCCCCATGCACCTTCTCCAAAATAGATTTGATTTAAGTACCGTTCTATAATCTCATCCTTTGTATACGTGCGTTCAATTTTTTTAGTTAAAATTAGCTCTTTAAACTTTCTTGTATACGTACGCTCTTGTGTTAGAAAAGCATTTTTAGCTAATTGTTGTGTAATCGTACTTCCTCCAGCAACAATTCCTCCACTCGTGACATTCATAACCATC encodes:
- a CDS encoding MATE family efflux transporter, which encodes MLKDWKKILLLAIPSIASFASMTLTGTINLILVGQLGALAIAIVGVSNIIMYNAWAIFSGIGHTVNYLVAQNFGSNTMKKGVERTYIAFYLCTIACIIVFLVGLFFPADIFKVMGSSSDMIDQGKDYLQIRFFAMIFSIFTFVFHGFFRGIGDTKTPMISSIIGNLIMIFLTYGLTYGNFGLPEIGLYGAGIALFIGEVVTFLICAYVYFIRLHSKFETRTIVAFNRAESKLIFGESSKLGIQEFSMSMAMFVFTAFVTRLGTNALAANEVALSVMSLGFMPAFAFGSTATILVGQEIGKGSALEGRKAGTNTAILGSIFLFILGIIQFFLAEPIAKIYTDDIMVYQLASRLIMISAFLQLFDGLLNFYAGGLRGIGDTSFLLKTSLILGWLLFIPLSYVLTFVLELSSVGAWISLYTYLAVFGVSVMVRFYRTDWSLIKLKTVPTEIKENIG
- a CDS encoding transglycosylase domain-containing protein, giving the protein MGRFENRQQRTLLKRIWNCEYPKNFLLKIILFAFVFCLIGLFILNIFIWTSDVSKLDEPLPQPTFIYDQKGEVASKISNSTIDGVKIKRIPSNAINAFVATEDQRFYHHHGINYVGIARAMVMNVTSGGIVAGGSTITQQLAKNAFLTQERTYTRKFKELILTKKIERTYTKDEIIERYLNQIYFGEGAWGIQRASQTYFAKDVNQLTLSESALLAGLVKAPSNLNPINNYEKAIERRNLVLSLMKSEGYISQSDFEEAINQEVKLATNEVKEYKGKYPHYVDHIIDEAINKYHLTPNEVLSGGLHIYTGLNPSIQNAVDEVYKDDQVFPESKEGQLIQSGAIFINPSTGEINALVGGRGEHTFRQFNRATQLKRQPGSIMKPLSVYTPALEQGYDMYDRLEDKPINIEGYQPQNYDKQFRGDVSMYDAVIHSYNLPAVWLLQKIGIEVGANAVERFGIPLEQKDHIPGLALGGMNEGTSPLKMAQAFTTFPNNGVMVEAHSIQRIENADGEILGEWERKEQKVTEPLIAQKMTFMLKGVVNEGTGSKAQITGREIAGKTGTTQLPFPSENGAKDHWFVGYTPQVVGAIWLGYDKTDQNHYLSSSSSGTATVIFKEILAKAENEMSKKEFDLALLGNKYKQNKKRKKQDEKDNNNQHEKEDTKKEKMKAQKEREKENKKIEKEREKENKKREKEREKDKKEKEKKDKNE